The Streptomyces sp. RKND-216 genomic sequence CTTCACGTTCGGCCCCGACGACGTGTGGACCCTGTTCCACAGCTACGCCTTCGACTTCTCGGTCTGGGAGATCTGGGGCGCCCTGCTGCACGGCGGCACGCTCGTGCTCGTGCCCCCCGAGACGGCGACGTCGCCGCCCGAACTCCTGGAACTCCTGGAACGCGAGGCGGTGACGGTCCTCAACCAGACCCCCTCCGCCTTCAGCGGCCTCGCCGAAGCCGACCGTGCGGACGGTGCCCGGCGCCGTCTCGCCCTCCGCTACGTCGTGTTCGGCGGGGAACGGCTGGAGCCGCGTGTGCTGCGGTCCTGGCTGAAGCACCGGGGGGACACGGTCCCAGAGCTGGTCAACATGTACGGCATCACCGAAACCACCGTGCACACCACGTACGGGCGGATCTTCGCGGAATCCGTGACCGACGGTCCGGGAAGCCCGGTCGGACGTCCGCTGGCGGACCTGGCCCTGTACGTGCTGGACGACGCGCTGCAGCCCTTGCCGCCCGGTCTGGTCGGGGAGCTGTACGTCGGGGGCGCCGGCCTCGCCCGGGGATACGGCGGCCGAGCCGCGCTCACCGCAGAGCGCTTCGTCCCGGACCCGTTCTCCGCCGTTCCCGGTGCCCGTCTATACCGCACCGGCGACCTCGGCCGCGTGGACGAACACGGGCGGTTCGAACACCGTGGCCGCGCCGACGACCAGGTCAAGATCCGTGGGTTCCGCATCGAGACCGGCGAGCTGGAGGCCGCACTGGTCTCCCACCCCGGCGTCGAAGAGGCCATAGCGGACAAACGCGGTGACCGGCTCGTGGCCTGGCTCAAGCCGGCCGGCGACGAACTGCCCGGCGTCGCGGAACTCCGGGACCACGCGGCGACACTGCTGCCCCGCTACATGATCCCCGCAACGTTCGTGCCGGTGCCGCACATTCCGCTCACGGTCAACGGCAAGGCCGACCGTCGCGCCCTGCCCGACCCCGACGCGAGCCGACTCGACGCGACGGAACCCTATGTCGCGCCGCGCGACGAGGCGGAAGAGGCGGTCGTCGGCGTCTGGGAGGCCGTACTCGGTGCCCCGCGAGTCGGCGTCCACGACAACTTCTTCTCCCTCGGGGGCGACTCCATCCGCGCGGTAGAGATCACCGGCAGGCTGCGTGCCCTCGGCCACGAGACGCAGGTGCACGCCGTCTTCCGTCATCAGACCGTCGCCGAACTCGCCGCGGTACTGTCCCCCGCCGAAGCGACCCCGCTGGTGCGGGCCGAACCGTTCGAGATGATCGGCGCCCCGGACCGGGCCGCGCTCCCCGCGGATGCGGAGGACGCCTACCCGCTCACCGCCACGCAGTCCGGCATGCTCTACCACCTGCGGCTCAACCCCGAGGCCGGCCTCTACCACAACACGGTCAGCGTACGGCTGCGCGGCCGTGTCGACCCCGAGGCGCTGCGGCGGGCGCTGGGCGACACCATGGCGCGCCACGCCGTTCTGCGGACCTCCGTCCACATGGAGGGCTACTCGGAGCCGATGCAGGTCGTGCACCGCGAGGCTCGGCCACGGCTGACCGTCACCGACCTCTCCGGCCTGAGCGACGACGAACAGCAGGAGGAGATCGACGAGTTCGTTGCCGAGGAGCGGGAGGTCCACCTCGACCTCGCCACCGCCCCGCTCTACCGCCTCGCCGTGCACCTCCTCGGCGAGGACGAGTTCCAGCTGACGGTCAGCGAGAACCACGTCATCCTGGACGGGTGGAGCTGGACGTCCACGCTCGCGGAGATCCTCGCCCGGCAGGCCGCGCTGCTGGACGGCGCGGCGGACTACGCCGAACGCTGGCCCGCGATCCCGTCCCGGTACGCCGACTTCGTGAAGCTGGAGCGGGGCGCTACGGGCCCCGACGTCGCCGCGACATGGAGGGAACGCCTCGCCGACGCAGAACCGCGGTCCATCGCCGACCTGCGTTCCGCCGGCATGCCGGAGGTGCGCCGGCTCCCCGTCGACATCGACACTGACACGTCGCGTCGGTTGAGCGAGACGGCGCGACGCGAGGGCATGCCCGTCAAGAGCCTGGCCGTCGCCGCCCACCTGAAGGTGCTGGCGGAGGCGCTGGCCGTCGACGACCCCATGACCGGGATGGTGCTCCACGGGCGTCCCGACCAGCCGGGGGCCAAGGACATGCGCGGCCTCTTCATCAACATGCTTCCGGTCTCCGTCTCCGTGCCCGGAGGCAGCGGGGTCGACCTCGCCCGACGGGTGTTCGCCCAGGAGCGTGCCACCCTCGAGGGCCGGCACACGCCGCTGGTGACCGTGCAGCGCACACTGGGGAACGAGACCCTGTTCGACGTCGGTGTGAACTTCGTCCGGTTCCACGCGCTCGGTGAGGTGCTGGACACCGGGGTCGTCGAACTCATCGACCACCACCCCGCGTCGGCGGAGGACACCAACTACGCGGTCATGGCCACCTTCTCGGTGCACCCGCCAGACTACGAACTCGGCCTGATGCTTGCCTACGACGCCGACCGGGTGTCCGACGCGTGGGCGGCCAGGCTGCGCGACATGTACGCGGAGGCGCTGCGGCGCCTCGCCCACGAGCCGGATGCCCCGCACGACGGGCGCAGCCTGCTGTACCAGGACGCACAAGCCGCCGCCGCACTCGCTGTCGGCCCTGACCTGGACGTGCCGACCGGTACCCTCCCGGGCACGGTCGCGGACGTCGCGGCCGAGCGGCCCGGAGCGGTGGCGGTGAGCGGTCCGGACGGCACCCTCACCTACCGGGAGCTGGTCGCGCGCGCCCGGCACGGGGCTCGGCTGCTCGCCGCGGCGGGCGTGCGCCGCGGCGACCTGGTGGCCGTGGCGGCCCGGCGCGGCACGGGCCTCGTCGTCGCGGTGCTTGCTGCGATGGAGGCCGGCGCGGGCTATGTCCCTATCGACCCCGACCTGCCGCTGGACCGGATCGCGCACCTCGTCCGGGACTCCGCATGCCGCACCGCGCTCACCGCACACCTGACGGACGCCGACACCCCGGTGCTCGACGTCCTCACGGACGCGGGAGTGGCCGTCCGTTCCCTTACCGCACCGGACGACGCAGGCGCGGAGCCGGCCGACGGCGTGACGGGCACCGTGGAGGCGATCCCGGAAAGGCCGAAGCCGGAAGATCTGGCCTACGTCATCTACACCTCCGGCTCCACAGGGACCCCGAAGGGCGTCGCCGTCAGCCACCGGAACGTACTCGCCTATCTGAGCGCGTCCGCCACGGTGATCGCCCCGGAACCCTCGGACGTGGTGGCGGTGCGTTCCACCTTCACCTTCGACCTGTCGGTGTGGGAACTGTTCGCGGGTCTCGTCGCGGGTGCGCGCGTCCACTTGGTGGACGCGGTGACCGCCGCCGATCCGTCCGCACTGAGGGAGGAGCTACGGACGACCGGTGTGACCATGCTCGCCACCACTCCCACCATCGCGCAGGAACTCACCGCCGTGGACCGGCAGTCCGGTACCGGCATCGGTCTTCGCGCGCTGCTCCTGGCCGGCGAGGAGGTGGTGCCGGCACGCTTCGGCGACTGGTTCGACAGCCCGTCGGCACCCGGCTGCACGGTGTTGAACTGGTACGGGCCGACAGAGGCGACCGTCCTGATGACCGTGGCCGAGCTGACCGCGCGGACCACGCGCCGCGTTCGGGCTCCCATCGGAGGTCCTGTCCCCGGCTCCAGCGCCTGGGTGCTCGACGCGGGGTTGCGGCCGGTGCCTCCGGGCGCCAGCGGGGAGCTGTACATCGGCGGTCTCCAGGTCGCACAGGGGTACTGGCGTCGCCCCGGCCTCACCGCCGAGCGTTTCGTGCCCGACCCGTTCTCCGACGTCCCCGGCGCCCGGCTCTACCGGACCGGCGACCTGGCCCGGCACCGAGCCGACGGCCTTCTCGAGTTCCTCGGCCGTTCCGACAACCAGGTCAAGATCCGTGGCCACCGCATCGAGCTCGGCGAGATCGAGGCCCGGGCGGTCGAACACCCCGACGTGGCGGCATGTGCCGTCCTCGTGCACGGCGCCGGCGGCGAGCACCCCCGTCTGGTCGCCTGGATCGTCCCGGCGACGGACGCGTTCGACCGACGAGCCCTGCGCACCCGGCTTGCCGGGCAACTGCCCCGGCACGCCCTGCCCGCTGCCGTGTGCACGGTGAGCGCGATTCCGAAGACGCCGAACGGCAAGCTCGACCGGCGTGCCCTGCCGGTGCCCACCGTGAGCGACTTCCTCGGAAACGGCGAGGAGGCCGAGCCCGCCCGGGACGACACCGAACGCGGCCTGCTGGCCCTGTGGCAGGAACTCCTCGGTGTCGAGGGCTTCGGCGTCCGTGACCACTTCTACGAAGTGGGCGGCCATTCGCTGCTCGCCACGCGTCTCCTGCTCCGCGTCCAGCAGGAGTACGGCCTGCGTGTGCCCATGCGACAGGTGATGGCCGACTTCACCGTCGCCGGCCTCGCGGACATCGTCCGCACCGCCACCGCGGATGCCGCCGTCGACGTTCCGCCGACCGAGACCACACCGGAACCAGCGCCCACCGCGGTCGCCGGCCACGCCGACCCACTTCCCCACGACATCGGAACGGCGTCCGGAACCGCCGGCCGTCCCGCCCTGGAGGACGACCAGAGATGAGTCTTGTCTCCCTGCTCGCGAACCGGTCACGTGCCACCGTTATCGCCGCCATGATCGCGGGCCTGCTGTCCGGCGCCTCCACCGTGGCACTGATCGCGGTGCTCCAGGCAACGCTGCAGAACCTGCGCAACCCGGGAGTGCTGCTCGTGGTCGGCTTCGTCGCCGCCGCGCTCACCGTTCTCCTGGCAGGGGCGGTGTCGGCCGTCCTGCTGATCAGTCTCGCCCAGCGATCCATTCAGACCCTGCGCACCGAGCTGTGCTCCCGCATCCTGGACAGCGGTCTGCGGCGGATCGAGACCATAGGCACCTCGCGGCTCCAGTCGGCGCTCACCGACGACGTGCAGGTCATCACGAGTGCCGTGAGCAGCGTGCCGCTGCTGTCGATCAACGGCGCCATCGTGGTCGGTGCGTTCGTCTACATCGGCATCCTCTCGCTGAAGGTGCTGCTGGGCATGGTGGCGATCCTGCTGGTAGGGCTCGTGCTCTACCAGCTCCCGGTACGGCGGGCCGGCGTCCACCTGCGCCGTGCCCGTGTCCACCAGGACGTCATGCACGGCCACCTGGAGAGCGTGGTGCGCGGCGCCAAGGAGCTGAAGCTCGACCGTGCCCGCCGCGGCGACGTCATCGACGGAGGCGTCGGCGCCACCGGCCGCCTTCTCGTCCGCGACACCACCCGCGGCGTCGCCTTGTACACCGTCGGCGGGTCATGGGGGCAGCTGCTGTTCCTCGCCAGCATCGGCATCATGCTCTTCTCGGGCCCGGCTCTCGGCATAGCCGAGGAAGACCTGACCGGGTTCACCCTGGCCGTGCTCTACATCAATACGCCGCTGGTGACCGTGCTGAACCTGGTCCCCGCGCTCGGCCGAGCCGGTACCGCACTGGACTCGCTGAACACCCTGGACCTCGGGGACGAGAAGGCCCTGCCCGCACCAGCGGCCACCGAGCAGCCGGCTCCGGGAGACGACCGGCCCGCCCCGGGAGCGCGGCTCACGCTCGAGGGCGTCGGTTTCCGCTACGCCACGACGGACGAGTCCGGCTTCCAGGTCGGGCCGATCGACATCGACTTCCCCCCCGGCACGCTCACCTGCCTGATTGGAGGCAACGGCAGCGGCAAGACCACCCTCGGCAAGCTGATCTGCGGTCTCTACCGCCCCGACACCGGCCGCATCCTGCTGGACGGCAGTCCGGTGACCGACGAGCGCCTGCCGACGCTGAGGGAGAGCGTGGCCGGTGTCTTCTCCGACGTCCACCTCTTCCGCACGCTGCCCGCGCACCGGGGCGACGACGCGGAGGCGAACCGGCTGCTCCAAGAGCTGGGCATGGCGCAGAAGGTGCAGGTGCGGGAAGGAGAGTTCTCCACGATCGCCCTGTCGACCGGACAGCGCAAGCGCCTTGCGCTGGTGTCGGCCCTGCTCTCGGACCGCCCGATCCTGCTGTTCGACGAGTGGGCGGCCGACCAGGACCCGGAATTCCGCCACTTCTTCTACACGGTCGTGCTGCCGCAACTGCGGGAACAGGGCAAGACCGTGGTGGTCATCACTCACGACGACCGCTTCTTCAACATCGCCGACCGCATTCTGAAACTCGACCGCGGCACCGAGGACGTCCGGACCGAGCTGGCGCCACACGCCGCAACCGCCGTCTGATCGCGGGCCCGGCGAGCCGTCGGGCCCGCTCCACCCGCCATACCGAGGAGACACCTGTGTCCGAAACAGCCCTTTACGACGTCGTGATCAACGACGAGGAGCAGTACTCGATCTGGGAGGCCGACCGCGAACTCCCAGCCGGCTGGCACCGCGAGGGCACACGCGGCACGCGGGAAGAGTGCCTGGAACACATCGACCGCGTGTGGACCGACATCCGCCCGCGCAGCGTCCGGATGCGCCAGGAGGCCGCCGGATCCTGAGCCGCTCCGACGTCCCCGCCCGGCCCGCTGGCCCATCGACCCCGGCCCCCCGGACAGAACCGGAGCCCCCGTCCACGTCCGCCCCCATCGGCACTTGCACGACAACGGAGGAACCCACATGAGCGACACCCCGCTCGACGTTCTGCGCGACCGCGTCACCGGCGACTTCAGCCGGATCGTCATGGACATTCGAGCCAGCAACGGCTGTTGGCTGGTCGACCGGCAGGACGGCTCCCGCTACCTCGACATGGCCATGTTCTTCGCCTCGGCGCCGCTCGGCCACAACCACCCCGGCCTGCTCGGCTCCCCGCAACTCGACGAGGCGTTGCTGGCGGCAGCCCGGACGAAGCCGGCCAACCCGGACTTCGCGACCATCGAGCAGGCACACTTCGCCGCCACCTTCCTGCGCGTGTTCGGCTCGGACGAGATGCCCTACGTCTTCTTCGTCGACGGAGGCGCACTCGCCGTCGAGAACGCCCTGAAGGTCGCGTTCGACTGGAAGACACAGCACAACGCCGCCCGCGGGGTCGCCGTCCGGGGCGCCCGTGTGCTGCATCTGGAACACGCCTTTCACGGGCGTAGCGGATACACCATGTCGCTGACCAACACCGACCCCGCCAAGATTCGCGACTTTCCGGTGTTCGACTGGCCGCGCATGCCCAGCCCTGCCGTCAACGACATGAGCCGCTGGGACGAGCCCGGCCTCCTCGACGAGGAGCGGACCGCACTCGACGCCGCCCGTGCCGCCTTCCGCCGCCACCCCGACGAGATCGCCTGCTTCGTCTTCGAACCCGTCCAGGGCGAGGGCGGCGACCGTCACTTGCGGCCCCGCTTCCTCGCCGCGATGGCCGACCTCTGCCACGAGGAGGACGCGCTGTTCGTCGCCGACGAGGTGCAGACGGGCTTCGGCGCGACCGGACACCGCTGGGCCAGCGACACGCTCGGCCTGCGTCCCGACCTGATCGCTTTCGGAAAGAAGAGCCAAGTGTGCGGCGTCCTGGGCGGACGCCGTGTCCGGGAGGTCGACGGAAACGCCTTCCGCACCGCAGGCCGGCTCAGCTCCACCTGGGGCGGCAACCTCGTCGACATGGTCCGGTCCACCCGCATCATCGAGGTCATCGAGGAACAGCAACTCTTCACACAGGCGCGGGAGACCGGCGCATACCTGCTCGACGGCCTGCGGGACATCGCCGCCGCACACCCCGGCCTGGCGAGTGATCCCCGCGGACGCGGCCTGATGTGCGCCCTCACGCTCCGCGACGCCGCGACGCGGGACGACGTGGTGCGCCGCGCGCTCGACGGGCATGGAGTGATCTTCCTCGGCTCCGGCGAACGCGAACTGCGCTGGCGCCCGCCGCTGTCCGTCACGGAGGCCGAACTCTCCCTCGCGCTCGACGCCCTGCGCGCGGTGCTCAAGGAGATCACCGCCGAGGAGCCCGCGGAAACGGTCGTCCATGCCCACGCCGCGCTCGCCGCCGCGTCGGCCCCTCAGGGAGCGGCCCGATGAGACGGCTCGTCACCCCTTTGCCCCGCCCCTGGGCGACCCACCGCCTGATCTGCCTTCCCTACGCCGGAGGAGGCACCGTCGGCTTCCGCGCCTGGGCACGGAAACTCCCCAGCGACGTCGAACTCCGCGTGCTGTGCTACCCCGGCCGGGAGTTCCGCTACGGGGAGCAGATAGTCGGCGGTTGGCAAGGGCTGATCGCCGATTGCGCGGACGCCGTCGCCGCCGAAGTCCGCACTCCCTACCTGCTCTACGGCCACAGCATGGGTGCCCTGGCAGCCTACGACGTCGCGCTGCGCCTGGAAGGGGGCGCCGGCGCCGCCCCGGAAAGCCTGCTGCTCTCTGGGCACGTCGCTCCGCAGCACGTCACGGGAGTCCGCGCAGCCGCCCTCGCCGCGGCTTCCGACGCCGAACTGGCGGCCTGGCTGCGCCTCAGTGGCGGAGCCGCCCCGGACGTCCTCGACGATCCAGAACTGTGCGCCATGGCCGTCGAGATGCTGCGCATGGATCTGACGGCCTACGTCACATACCGCCACGACCCGCGGCGACGCCTCCGGGCGGGCCTGCACGTGATGACGGGGCGGGACGAAGTCACTCCGCAGCACCAGGACTGGGATCAGGTCACGGACGGTACCGCCACCTTCGAAACGCTCCCCGGCGGGCACTTCTTCACCCCCCGTGTCTGGGCTTCGCTGCCCCGCCGCATGCCGTTCACCTCCGGGCCGCAGCTCGTCGGCAGCCCCGCCGGCTGACCTCCCCGGCCGGAGGGGCAGGCGGCACCGTGCGCGACGGCGGTCGCCACACGCCTAAGGTGTGCACCTCACCCACCCGCGACCGCCGTCGGAGCCGCCACGTGACCCTCTCCTACGCCGACGTGACCGCCGCCCGGGCGCGGATCGCCGGCCACACTCGGTCGGTGGCGCTGTCCGCGCCGGAGCCCGTCGGCTGCGCGGGCGAGGGCTCCGGGGGTGGGGAGGCGCGACTGACCCTCGCATACGAGTTCGCCCAGCACACCGGCTCGTTCAAGGCCCGCGGCGCCGCCAACTTCGCCGCCGCGCACGCCGAGGCGGGGGCGCTGCCGCCGTCCGGCCTGGTCATCGCGAGCGGCGGCAACGCCGGGCTCGCCTGCGCCTGGGCGGCACGCCGGCACGGCGTGCCCGCCACCGTCTTCCTCCCCGGGACCGCACCCGCGGTCAAGGTCGCCCGTCTGCACGCGCTCGGCGCCGACGTACGGCAGGTGGGCACCGAGTACGCCGACGCGCTGGAGGCCTCGCGGACGTTCGCCGCCGAGACCGGAGCCCTGCCCAGCCACGCCTACGACCTGCCGCACATCGCCGCAGGCGCCGGCACGCTGCTGGAGGAGATCCACGACGCACGCCCCGACGTGGACACCGTCGTGGTGGCGGTGGGCGGAGGCGGCCTCTTCGCCGGTGTCACGGCCGCCGCGCACGAGCACGGCATCCGCGTCGTGGCGGCCGAGCCGGAGCACTGCCGGGCGCTGAACGCCGCACTGGAGGCGGGGTCGCCCGTCGACGTCCCCGTACGGTCGGTCGCCGCCGACGCCCTCGGCGCGCGCCGGGCCACGCCCATGGCCGTCGACTGGGCGCAGCGGGCGGATGTGGTGTCGCTGCTCGTGCCGGACGAGATGATCGTCGCCGCGCGGCAGGCCCTGTGGGACGAACGGCGCCTCGCCGTGGAGCACGCCGCGGCCACCGCCTGGGCGGCCCTGCGCACCGGCGCCTACCGGCCTGCCCCCGGCGAACACGTCTGCCTCGTGCTCTGCGGCGCCAACACCGACCCCTCCGACCTCACCGGCCCGCGCTGAGAGCACGTCGCAGCGCGGCAGCGGTCTCCGACGCCCCGAGGACCGGGGCCGCGCACCGTGCACGACCTGTTCGGGCGGAGTTCGCCGGGTGCGGTGAGCGGGGATAGCGTGCGGGGGCACGGATCGAGCGGGGCGGGAGAAGGAGAGCGCGGCACCATGGCCGACTGGCTGTCACCGGAGTCGGTGAGTGAGGTGACCCGGGTGCTGGACCTGGCCGGCGTGTTCGCCAACGGGCTCCTCGGCGGGGTGCTGGCGCGCGGGAGGAAGCTCGACCTGCTCGGCTTCCTGCTGATCGGCGTCGTGTCCGGGCTCGGCGGTGGCGTGATCCGCGACGTGCTGCTCCAGAACGGCCCCCCGGTGGCCCTGACCGACTACGCCTACCTGCCGGTGGCCGTGGCCGGCAGCATGCTGGCGTTCGCCATCGACCTGCGCCGGCAGGTGTCCGGGCTCGTCTTCAACGTCCTGGACGCCGCGGTGCTCAGCTTCTGGGCGGTGGCGGGGGCGCAGATGACGCTCGCGGCGGGCCTGGGCTGGCTGCCGGCCGTGCTGCTCGGCATGACGACGGCCGTCGGCGGCGGTGCCGTACGCGACCTCCTGCTCGGCACCACCCCGGGCATCCTCCTCAACGGCAGCCCGCTGTACGCGACGGTCGCGCTGCTGGTAAGCGGCGTCATGGTGATCTGCACGGAGCTCGGCGCGGCGACCATCGGGATCGTCGCGGGGGTGGGTGCCGGCACGCTGGTGAGGCTGACCGCGCTGCACCGGGTGTGGGTGCTGCCCGGCGACCGCGACTGGCGGCCGCTGTCGGCGCTGGACCGCTTGCGGCGCCGGGAGGACGAGGTGCGGCGCGAGGACGAGGTCGGGCGCGAGGACGGCGGCGAGACCGAAGCGTGACCGGGCGGCCGTACAACTCGGCCGGGTGTTCGGAGGTCATGCACCGCGGAGCCCGCGCGGTGGGCTCCCCTTGCACGTGAGAACACCGAACTTCCGAGGAGTACGTGTGCGACGCGACGCGCGCCCCGGCCGGAGACGCAGCGCCCTTGTCGGCCTGACCGTCGCCGGACTGCTGGCCACGACCACCGCCGGTGTGGCCCAGGCCGAGGACACCGACGAACCGGGTGCCACGGTCCCCGTGTCCTTCACCGGCCCCGAGAGCTACGCCTTGTCCCTGCAGGCGCAGGACCCGCCGCCGGGCGAGTCGTCGTTCGAGATCGGGCTGCGCGCCCCCGGCGATCCCGACCCCGACGGGGACGGGACCTCGCACCCCATCCACCGGGGCGACTGGACCGTCACCATCGACGCGACCGCGCTCGACGGCGTCGCAGACGTCCATCTGCCCTGCGACGCCGAGGGCCTCGTCGCCACCTGCTCCGGCTATGAGATCTACGCGGGCGAGGTCCACAACCAGGACTGGGGCATCGGCCTCGGCGTGAGCGACGAGAGCGCGGCCGGGGACACCGGAGCCATCGTCGTCACCGGCCAGGGCGAGGGCCTGGAGTTCACCCGCCACACCCTCGACGTACTGGTGGGCGGACCGGAGTTCCGGATGCGCCGGCCCGTGGAGCCGGACGGGTTCGCCGCAGGTGACGTCTTCAAGGCGCGGATGGCGTTCCGCAACGTAGGCGGGGTCGCCGCCGACGGCGTGGTCCTCCGGTTCACGGGTTCCCGCGGTCTGACCTTCCCGCAGAAGTTCTCCAACTGCGCCTATGCGAAGGAGAACGAGGACAACCTCATCCGCATGCGGCACGTGGCGCTCTGCACCTTCGAGGGCACCTTCGAGGCGGGCGCCGCCTACCGCGTGGCGACGCCGGTGAAGGTGAAGGCCGCCGACTTCGCGCTGCGCGACACCTTCGCGTACCGCTTCACCGCCCTCGACCCCGCCGACGCGGGCAATCTGCGGGGCGCGGGCACCTACCGGCAGGGGGGCGGCAAGAAGCTCACCCTGGAGCCGGTGCAGGGCGGCGGCACGTACGTCACCTACGCCGAGGTGGATCTGCCCTCCAGCAACACCTACGACCTCGACCTGGTCGGCGACCGGGTGAAGGGCGCCCAGGGCGACACGGTCCAGGCCACCGTCACCCTGCACAACCGCGGCCCGGCCTGGATCGGAGCCCTCCGCTCCGGCGGCGAGCCGGTCGACTTCACGGTGCAGGTCCCCGAGGGTGCCACCGTCGTGAACCCGCCCGCCGACTGCAGCCCGAAGGACCGGGAGAACGGCCGTGTCGTCAGCTTCTGGTGCGGCGGCGACACGCCGTTCCTGGAGAACACCACGCGCGAGTTCACCTTCGGCCTGCGCATCGACGAGGTGGTCGAGGGCGCGCTCGGCGAGGCGTCCTTCCCCGGCTGGGAGGACCCCAACGAGGCGGAGCCCGGCAACGACACCGGGTGGATCGTGCTCAACGGCACCGGGGAGGAAGAGACGCCCGGTGACACCGCCGGTACGGGCGGCCCGGACGACGACGGCTCCGGGAACGGCGGCTCCGACGGCTCCGACGACGCCACGACCGACGGCGGTGTCGCGGGCGGCGCCGACGATTCCGGTGCGGACTCCGGCACGGACACCGACGGCGGCAGCCTCGCCCTCACCGGCACCGGCGCGATGACGCTGGGCGGCTTCGCGCTCGCCCTGCTGGCCGCAGGCGGCACCCTGCTCGTGGTCCGCCGGCGCGGCGCCGTCCCGGCCACGGTCCCAACGGACGACGCCGCGGCCTGACCTCGGGCGATCCGCGCACGTGTCGAAGCTCCCACCCGGGCCGGGTGGGAGCTTCGACACGTTCCCGGGGCTCGTCTCCGCCGCCCGCTGGTACAAAGCTGCGATGGCTGATCTCTTCGTCACCGGCCCCGAGGGGCCGATACGGCCGCGGGGCGCGGAGCCCGTGGAGCCCGTACGGGCGGTGCTGTTCGACTTCTCCGGCACGCTGTTCCAGATGGCGCCCTACCCGGACCGGGTGCGCGCGGCGCTCGGACGGCCGGTGGGGGAGGCCGAGATGGACCGCATCCTGGGCGGCCTGGAGGCCGGACTCGCCGACCCGGACGTGGCCGCCGCGCAGCACGGGCGGGACGTCTCGGCGCCCGCGCACCGGCACGCGTTCACCACCTGGTACGGCTCGGCGCCGGAGCTGGCGCCCGTCGCGGGGGCGCTGTACGACCAGTTGCGGACGCCGGAGCACTGGGTGCCGTACACGGACACGCGGGAGACGCTCGGCGCACTGGCGGCGGCCGGGATCGGCGTGGGCGTGGTGAGCGACGTCGGCTGGGACCTGCGGCCGACGTTCGCCCACCACGGGCTGGACGACCCCGTCGGCGCCTGGGTCCACAGCTGCGACCACGGCACGGAGAAGCCGGACCCGGTGCTGTTCCGGCACGCCTGCGACGTGCTCGGCGTGACGCCGGGGCAGGCGCTGATGGTGGGCGACGTCCCGGCGAAGGACGGCGGGGCGGCCGCGGCGGGCATCCGCTCCTACGTGCTGCCCGCGGGGCAGGTGCCGGGAAGCCGGCGCGGGCTGGACGCGGTGCTGCGGCTGGCCGGGGTGCCAGGGTCGGCGGGTCGGCGGGGCGGCGTCAGAGCACCTTCGCGTAGCAGCGGCTCTCGTCGTGGAAGCGGTAGTGACCGAACTTCGTGACCGGCGCGTAGCCCTCGGAGACGTAGAGCGCGATGGCCTCCGGCTGATGGATGCCGGTCTCCAGGACCATGCGGACCCGGCCGGCCTCGCGGGCGCTGTCCTCCAGGACGGCGAGGATGCTCCGGGCCAGGCCCTTGCCGCGTGACGCGCGGACGACGAACATCCGCTTGATCTCCGCGTCG encodes the following:
- a CDS encoding non-ribosomal peptide synthetase, with amino-acid sequence MSDLGRLERARRAVAARGAQPAHTRPGPRRRPDPADVVLSESQTQLWFAHALDATGTAYTVPAVLDIDGPLDAAALTRAYGTALGRHEGLRLRVSDVRGRPSAVLGDRLPGLRTADLSGLPPAEAERRRDVLTDEQVREPFDLTGGGSLVRALLVALAPERHRLVVAFHHLVVDGLSISILVRELTEAYGAATLSTTFPRPSAGTRGSYLDFAWWEHVRQDDPPTRNDSLEHWRQTLEGAPRGLDLPLDRIRPDTRGHRGRHLVHDTGAALRGRAEKFAAGSGASVFSVLYSAWRAVLHRASRADDLIVGVPVANRARPELVGVVGPFLNTLPLRSTLRDDASLRDLTGDSARAVVESLDHQHVPLGNVAAQLADGEPGPLFGAMFTFLGEDRTGLRMGPARMTPVAVETGTSKTDVTLSVASRGDAFELMLEYDSDLLHETTARGLLEAFVHLLSAGLDAPDRPVRMLPMSRRRELPGPAARPRAETALDTIIAETVERHPRNTALRWHGERIDYGTLAGRADDLARYLVARGVRPGDRVPLLLARGPAQVVALLAVLRAGAAYVPIDPGHPAERVRHVVQDSAATLLVTDGTGSVPPDGPARVTVDETGRLRTASAEQAEETGRLAGDGGPPPSAVPTQLPARHPEDAAYVIYTSGSTGRPKGVVVPDAQVVRLFEAAGEHFTFGPDDVWTLFHSYAFDFSVWEIWGALLHGGTLVLVPPETATSPPELLELLEREAVTVLNQTPSAFSGLAEADRADGARRRLALRYVVFGGERLEPRVLRSWLKHRGDTVPELVNMYGITETTVHTTYGRIFAESVTDGPGSPVGRPLADLALYVLDDALQPLPPGLVGELYVGGAGLARGYGGRAALTAERFVPDPFSAVPGARLYRTGDLGRVDEHGRFEHRGRADDQVKIRGFRIETGELEAALVSHPGVEEAIADKRGDRLVAWLKPAGDELPGVAELRDHAATLLPRYMIPATFVPVPHIPLTVNGKADRRALPDPDASRLDATEPYVAPRDEAEEAVVGVWEAVLGAPRVGVHDNFFSLGGDSIRAVEITGRLRALGHETQVHAVFRHQTVAELAAVLSPAEATPLVRAEPFEMIGAPDRAALPADAEDAYPLTATQSGMLYHLRLNPEAGLYHNTVSVRLRGRVDPEALRRALGDTMARHAVLRTSVHMEGYSEPMQVVHREARPRLTVTDLSGLSDDEQQEEIDEFVAEEREVHLDLATAPLYRLAVHLLGEDEFQLTVSENHVILDGWSWTSTLAEILARQAALLDGAADYAERWPAIPSRYADFVKLERGATGPDVAATWRERLADAEPRSIADLRSAGMPEVRRLPVDIDTDTSRRLSETARREGMPVKSLAVAAHLKVLAEALAVDDPMTGMVLHGRPDQPGAKDMRGLFINMLPVSVSVPGGSGVDLARRVFAQERATLEGRHTPLVTVQRTLGNETLFDVGVNFVRFHALGEVLDTGVVELIDHHPASAEDTNYAVMATFSVHPPDYELGLMLAYDADRVSDAWAARLRDMYAEALRRLAHEPDAPHDGRSLLYQDAQAAAALAVGPDLDVPTGTLPGTVADVAAERPGAVAVSGPDGTLTYRELVARARHGARLLAAAGVRRGDLVAVAARRGTGLVVAVLAAMEAGAGYVPIDPDLPLDRIAHLVRDSACRTALTAHLTDADTPVLDVLTDAGVAVRSLTAPDDAGAEPADGVTGTVEAIPERPKPEDLAYVIYTSGSTGTPKGVAVSHRNVLAYLSASATVIAPEPSDVVAVRSTFTFDLSVWELFAGLVAGARVHLVDAVTAADPSALREELRTTGVTMLATTPTIAQELTAVDRQSGTGIGLRALLLAGEEVVPARFGDWFDSPSAPGCTVLNWYGPTEATVLMTVAELTARTTRRVRAPIGGPVPGSSAWVLDAGLRPVPPGASGELYIGGLQVAQGYWRRPGLTAERFVPDPFSDVPGARLYRTGDLARHRADGLLEFLGRSDNQVKIRGHRIELGEIEARAVEHPDVAACAVLVHGAGGEHPRLVAWIVPATDAFDRRALRTRLAGQLPRHALPAAVCTVSAIPKTPNGKLDRRALPVPTVSDFLGNGEEAEPARDDTERGLLALWQELLGVEGFGVRDHFYEVGGHSLLATRLLLRVQQEYGLRVPMRQVMADFTVAGLADIVRTATADAAVDVPPTETTPEPAPTAVAGHADPLPHDIGTASGTAGRPALEDDQR